One Ensifer adhaerens genomic window, TCCGGGAATACGCCGACGGACTGAATTTCGTGGCCCTCGCGGTTGGCGTCTTCGGCATCGCCGAAATCCTGCGCAACCTCGAAAACGAGCGCACCCGCGAAGTGCTGATGGCCAAGGTCACAGACCTGATGCCGACCCGCGATGACTTCAAGTGCATGTTCGCGCCTGTCGTGCGCGGCACCATCATCGGCTCGGCACTCGGTATCCTACCGGGCGGCGGGGCAATCCTTGCTGCCTTCGCCTCCTATACCGTCGAAAAGCGTGTCTCGGACCGTCCTGAAGAGTTCGGCCACGGCGCCATCGCCGGCGTTGCCGGTCCGGAAAGTGCCAACAATGCCGGTGCACAGACCTCGTTCATCCCGCTCCTGACCCTCGGCATTCCGGCCAACCCGGTCATGGCACTGATGATCGGCGCGATGATCATCCAGGGCATCGTGCCCGGTCCGAACGTCGCGACCGAGCAGCCCGCGCTCTTCTGGGGCATCATCGCATCGATGTGGATCGGCAACCTGATGCTGGTGGTCTTGAACCTGCCGTTGATCGGGCTCTGGGTAAAACTGCTCAAGATCCCCTACTACGTGCTCTTCCCGATCATCATGGCCTTCTGCTCGATCGGCGTCTACAGCGTCAACTCCAACGTCTATGACCTCTATGCCGTCGCCTTCTTCGGCCTCGTCGGCTACCTGCTGCTGAAGCTGCGCTGCGAACCAGCGCCGCTGCTGCTCGGCTTCGTACTCGGGCCGCTGCTTGAGGAAAATCTCCGCCGCGCCATGATCCTGTCGCGCGGCGATCCGACGACCTTCGTCACCCGACCGATCAGCGCGATCCTGCTTCTGATCGCGGCGTTGGTGCTCATCGTCGTATTCCTGCCGAGCGTAAAGGCCAAGCGGCAGGAGGTCTTTGTCGAGGAAGATTGATCGCTGCCAGCCATTTTCGCAACAATATCCATATAAATCAAAACGTTAGAACGCCGCACTTTCAACCGGACGCGCGGCGTTCCCATGACTGCGGCATTCTGCCCCTGCGCGGTTTGCCACATTGAGCTTTGTCAAGCTGCTCGCCTATCTCTGGCTTCGTCGAAGAAAGAGACGAGGACGAAACTGAGCGATGACACGTCGCACGAAATCAAGATGGGACAAGGCCCTGCGCACCCTGTGCGCCATGGCTCTTTTCCTGCTGGGTTTCGCCCATCTCGGCCCTGCGCTCGCGGCCCCAATCTCGGCAACCGACTATGCGCTCTACGCCCTGCCCGACGGTTCACTGCCGGACTTCTGTCAAACCGGTACTGACCCCGACGGGAAGGAAAAGCCGGCGCAGAAACATGTCTGCAGTGCCTGCCGATTCTTCTGGGCGCTGCTGCCCCCACCGGGTGACACCGTCGGCGAGCGCCTGCAGGGAAGCCTTGCGCCCTTGGTTGCGGTCGCCGCCGTACAGCCGGCGACACAGGTTCATTTCCCGAATTCCAGTCCGCGTGGGCCACCTGAAGCCGTCGCCTGGCTTTGAAACCGCGTTGACAGCTGTCAACGCCCCCCTTCGACGTCGGATCGCAGCGAGGCTGCCATGCCTCCTTGCATTCGCAGCGCGGACAAATCCTATGCCCGAAACCCAATCCACGGTCGCCCCACCCGCGGCCCCTCCCCTTGCGTCCCTGACCAGACCGCCACGTGTTCCAGCTCGCAGCCGTGTGGTCGGCGAAAACTTCACACTGCTCTTTGAAGGTGGCCGCAACCGCTCGCTGTTTCGCGTGCTCGATGGCTGCATCGTTCTCTCCCAGTTGCTCGACGACGGCCGCAGACAGATCACCGATGTGCTCGGTCCAGGCCGGCTTTTCGGTTTCACAGTCGAGGGCCGCAACATTGCCACGGCAGAGACATTGAGCATCGCGCGTATTGAAACCCTCGGCGACGCCGAACTTCACGCAACCAATCCGGCTGTCGCCAGCGAGTTGAAGACGACGTTGCATAGGCTACAGACGCATGCCACTCTGCTTGGCCGCAAGACCGCGAGCGAGAAGGTGGCCAGTGCTCTGGTCGAATTGTCACGCCTGTTCAATCGCAGCGGTCGCAGCGGCGCCCCTGCCCGATTGTGCTTTCACCTGCACCTTACCCGAGCAGATCTTGCCGACTGGCTCGGCCTTACCGTCGAGACCGTCAGCCGGTGTCTCAACCGCTTCAAGCGCGAAGGTCTGATCGACTTCAGCCATCCAAAGAGCATGCGTGTGCTCGATCCCGAACGCCTTGAAACCGCTGCCGGCCTCACCCGCCAGCGGACGGCCAGCGGCGTGCAACCCCAGAATTGAAGCTCTCCGAACAGAACATCCCCACCCGGACTGCCCCAGAAAAGGAAGAACAATGATTGCCAGACTTGTCTACAACGTGCCGGTGTTCGGCTGGATGCTGAAGGAAGCCGCACAGGGATCACAGACGGCAAAAGTCCTGTTTGTGATCAACTGCGCATTGATCTGGCTGCTCGCGATCATCGCTTTCGGCTATCCAGCGATCATCATCCCGGCCCTGGTTCTTGTCCCCGTCGTTTTCGTGCTGCTGATCTTGATCACCATGGGCTAGTGGCCAGATGCTCCCATCGGCATTCAGCGCATGACCTAAAGCACACCCCAGCCGCGGTAACGTCCGCGGCCGGTCATTTCACGGATGCCCAGTTCCCTCACAAGGTTCAATGCACCGCGCGGCGTCACGCCGACATGCTGGGCGACGAGCGTGGCGGAAACGATCGGTCGCGACAGAACCAGCTCGATCAGCGCCGGCAGGCTGCTGTTGGAGCGGCGATCGCGGATGCGCATCTCCATCTGGGTCTTGGCCAGCGATAGACGGTCGAGTTCCTTAAGCCCGAGATCCGCGGTCACCGCCATCGCTTCCAGGAAGGCACTCCATCGTGTCGCTGGGTCTTGTGAGCGCCGCCGCTCATGGCGGACGACCTTCTGTCCGGCATTGAAGGCGAGGAGATGCGAGGTGATCTTCCCGCGTGATCTCAGATAGGCGCCAACGAGCAGCGAGCCCAACCAGTGCTGGCGACGCAGCGGCTCGATCCGCTCCCAGGCATCGAAGAGCAGTACGGCGCCAAGGCTGGCCGGCAGCTTGTCTGCGGTTGCGACCACCTGTCGCCATTCGTCGATCCGCGCGTCTTCGTCCCATTCCTCGTCAAAGAGCAGGCCTAGCTGTCCCATGGGCTCCTGTGCGGTCACGCGTGCCGCGCGCTCGGCGACTTCGAGCGTATCCTTGTCGTGCGCTTCCAGCAGCTGCTGTGACCGGGCGATCGCTGCATCGATGGCCGCGAACTCGGCAGCCATCGGATTGCCGTCCTCGTCGTCGTCCACCTCAAGATCGCGGTCGTTGCCGGTGGCGTGAGATTGCGGCTCCGGCCCTGCCTCTGCAGGCAGAGCGCCGGCATTCGCTGGTGCAAGCTGTTCGCCTCGAAGGGCGGCGATCCCCTGAGGCGAAAACGCCCATCCGGGCTCGCCCAGCCAGATGCGCCGCCGCGCGCGAATAACCGAATGGGCAATCGTCAATTCATGCGTCGGGGCACGCGCATCCATATGGGCATCGTGCAGCACGAGGTCCTCGACATGGACGAGCTCTCCGGCAACCCATAGCGCCGCCGCCGCGTCGAAGAAATGGCCACGCTCACGAAAACCGTCTTCGACCGCATGACGGTTTGTTCGCTCGTCCAGTCGCGCCAAGGCATCTTCTGCCGAAATCAGCAGCGGAAGCAGTGTCGGATGATAGGGATCGGGGATCTGGTATCGCATTTCAAACTAAGGGTCTCGGCGTCGAAACGGAACGTAACACGATATTCATTTCCGTCACAGATGCGCGGCAATGCAATCTGATCTCGACCATTGCGAGAGGGGCGCCGTTCCGGCGGAACGCAGGCGCGGCCACCTTCTTTGACTTATGGCCAGCACTATCGTTGTCCGAACTCAGACGCACACGGCTCACTGTCCGACTAGGGACGGCAGGTAGGTTGGCATCGGCCCAGGTGCAGCGACTGTTGACAGCTGTCAACCTACCAGAGACGTTGAGCCGCTCCGTCGGGAGCGCCGCGCTGAATACGTCATTTGGCGGGCCGCGAGATCGGCTGTTCTTCAGGTCTGCGGGGTAGGGACACGCCCAGCTATTGCGCGGATTGGCGATTGCTTCCAGGTTCATCTGCACCGTTCGTTCCGGCGTATCGGTATTTGAAATCTCCCGCCCAAGCATATGCCGGTTTCGGTTGATCACCTCGTATGTCCGCACGACAGCATCCCCCCAATTGCTTGCGTCCGACACGGTTTGCTTCCCGATTAATGACGCAGTCGATGGGCGCCCAAAGCGTGAAAACGAAGACCGGCGCCTCATGAGGTAGCCCCCCCCCCGCAGAATAGATCGAGCGTCTCTGGGCCTTCAAAAACATAATCAAAGATGGTTGCCCCCATGGCCAGAAGGGCTGCAGTCAGGTCAGCGCCCGCTCGGTAGTCGAACCGGGCCTGAGAGAGTTTCGAACATCTTCAGGGGCCAAGTGTAGAGCGTCTAACCGCTTCTTGAGCGGCAGCCACGTCGCTCTCTTATCGACGGAGATTGTTGATAGGAATTCTACCGGCCACCGTAAGCCCGAGTAGTTCTTTGCCCAACGGTCGCCCAGTTGCGTTGACAGCCGTCAACACGGGCCTCGCGCAGACGGAAACCGACTGTCTCTACGCCTATCTTCGAAAACCTACCCCAGCGGACACTGTTTCGCCGTGGCTATTTTCAATCTCACTGGTTCCCCGCACAGACATCTGCCCCGAGAGATCGCTCGGTCATTCTCAGTGCCGTCTGAGCAACGGAAGAAAAGGCCCCCTTTCTTTCCGAAAGGGATAGAAACATCAATATTTTCTGGGAGATGGCAGGCGTTCAAATTGTATCTCGAACACTACAATAACTCGAAGATATCAACGAATCCCTGCACTTCCAGTTTCTCGCATTTGCTCGCCTTGTACAAGCTTGCTTCGACCTCGGAGAGAAGCAGCACCGACATCAGAACGCCACGCTGAATTCCTATCGAATGGCTATCCCTTCGTCTATCCGACGGCAGAAAGCTGAGCGCGTAGCCGAGCCGATAACATTGCCGAGACAGCGAAGGATTGGCTCTTCGCACGGCGCGTAAGGTCACGCAGATAGGCACCAGCTGAATGAATGTGCTCAGCGCGCTCCAGAAGG contains:
- a CDS encoding tripartite tricarboxylate transporter permease — its product is MELFDNLALGFVTAGSPANLLFCLIGVLLGTLIGVLPGIGATATIAMLLPITFQLEPVSSLIMLAGIYYGAQYGGSTTAILINMPGESSSAVTAIDGYQMARKGRAGAALAIAALGSFFAGTVSTFLVAVFAPPLTEIALQFGAAEYFSLMIVGLVSSIALAHGSITKALAMVALGLLLGLVGTDIYSGTPRFTLGIREYADGLNFVALAVGVFGIAEILRNLENERTREVLMAKVTDLMPTRDDFKCMFAPVVRGTIIGSALGILPGGGAILAAFASYTVEKRVSDRPEEFGHGAIAGVAGPESANNAGAQTSFIPLLTLGIPANPVMALMIGAMIIQGIVPGPNVATEQPALFWGIIASMWIGNLMLVVLNLPLIGLWVKLLKIPYYVLFPIIMAFCSIGVYSVNSNVYDLYAVAFFGLVGYLLLKLRCEPAPLLLGFVLGPLLEENLRRAMILSRGDPTTFVTRPISAILLLIAALVLIVVFLPSVKAKRQEVFVEED
- a CDS encoding Crp/Fnr family transcriptional regulator, encoding MPETQSTVAPPAAPPLASLTRPPRVPARSRVVGENFTLLFEGGRNRSLFRVLDGCIVLSQLLDDGRRQITDVLGPGRLFGFTVEGRNIATAETLSIARIETLGDAELHATNPAVASELKTTLHRLQTHATLLGRKTASEKVASALVELSRLFNRSGRSGAPARLCFHLHLTRADLADWLGLTVETVSRCLNRFKREGLIDFSHPKSMRVLDPERLETAAGLTRQRTASGVQPQN
- a CDS encoding RHE_PE00001 family protein encodes the protein MRYQIPDPYHPTLLPLLISAEDALARLDERTNRHAVEDGFRERGHFFDAAAALWVAGELVHVEDLVLHDAHMDARAPTHELTIAHSVIRARRRIWLGEPGWAFSPQGIAALRGEQLAPANAGALPAEAGPEPQSHATGNDRDLEVDDDEDGNPMAAEFAAIDAAIARSQQLLEAHDKDTLEVAERAARVTAQEPMGQLGLLFDEEWDEDARIDEWRQVVATADKLPASLGAVLLFDAWERIEPLRRQHWLGSLLVGAYLRSRGKITSHLLAFNAGQKVVRHERRRSQDPATRWSAFLEAMAVTADLGLKELDRLSLAKTQMEMRIRDRRSNSSLPALIELVLSRPIVSATLVAQHVGVTPRGALNLVRELGIREMTGRGRYRGWGVL